GATTTTGTAAAGGCGATGCCTAGATGGGGGCTATTTTCTCCTTTCCAAAGGCTGAGGCTAGCCAGAACTCGGCCATAACTACCTAAGGAACAATGCGTAACTTCATGGAGTCATTCCCATCCATTCTCATTTATTCAACGTTATGGCAAACAGAGGAAATTCCAGCCAGCATGCGGAAGCTGGCCGTAGAGGCGGCTTGGCTAGCCACAGCCACCGCCAAGCCGCCAGCCACCACAGCGAGGCGGCCCGCCACCACCATGCCGCCGCCGACAGCTACGACGAAGGCAACCCGGAGCGCAGTGCCTTGCACGCCCAAATGGCCCGTGGCCATGCCAGTGAAGCCCGCTCGCATAGCAAGCAAGCCAACCGCAGCTACGTGAGTGACTACGGCGTGGGCCGCGGTTTTGCGAGCATGGACCGCGACCGGCAGCGCGAGATTTCGTCGCTGGGCGGCCGCGCCAGCCACGTCGGCCGTGGCTTCGACTACGACGAGCGCGAGGAAGAGCAGCGGGGCGGTGGCCGCGGCTTCGCCAGCATGGACCCCGAGCGCCGGCGTGAAATCGCCGCCATGGGCGGCCGCGCCAGCCACCGCGGCAACCGCGACTACGACGAGCGCGAGAACGACTATCGGGACCGCGACCGGGACTACGACGAGCGCGACGAAGACCAACGCGGTAGTGGCCGCGGCTTTGCGAGCATGGACCGCGACCGGCAACGGGAGATTTCGTCGCTGGGCGGCCGCGCCAGCCACGGCGACCGCGACTATGATGA
This region of Hymenobacter sedentarius genomic DNA includes:
- a CDS encoding KGG domain-containing protein translates to MANRGNSSQHAEAGRRGGLASHSHRQAASHHSEAARHHHAAADSYDEGNPERSALHAQMARGHASEARSHSKQANRSYVSDYGVGRGFASMDRDRQREISSLGGRASHVGRGFDYDEREEEQRGGGRGFASMDPERRREIAAMGGRASHRGNRDYDERENDYRDRDRDYDERDEDQRGSGRGFASMDRDRQREISSLGGRASHGDRDYDEREEEQRSGGRGFASMDPERQREIAAMGGRASHGGRENERRGSTRVRDREEEQRGNGRGFAGMDPERQREIAAMGGRASHGGRGSDQGDGQ